The Amycolatopsis sp. 195334CR genome window below encodes:
- a CDS encoding DUF5937 family protein → MIELVLTATGAQRLRFAISPLEEVLGAIQVLEGARRHPAYGPWLSTAAEHARTLPLTELRTVLGATRYITEFLSPPPQGPRTTVDAQLAELRRTPPEQVALELAMVDADLSGLPEDPARARDLLGDQLELAWHELIEPQWPRLHEVLAADIDHRTRRLGEGGIELALADLHSRVKLTGDVLTVESAARSRTALDERGLLLLPSVFAWPKIGVILVPPWQPSLLYPARGVARLWGPSRDPDPRLVAVLGRTRALLLQVLAEPSTTTALARRLGLAPATVSGHLRALAGAGLLAATRHGRSVRYARTRLGADLVGA, encoded by the coding sequence ATGATCGAGCTGGTGCTCACCGCCACCGGGGCGCAGCGGCTGCGGTTCGCGATCTCCCCGCTCGAGGAGGTGCTCGGCGCGATCCAGGTGCTCGAAGGCGCCCGCCGCCACCCGGCGTACGGCCCGTGGCTGAGCACCGCCGCCGAGCACGCGCGCACGCTCCCGCTCACCGAACTGCGCACCGTGCTGGGCGCCACCCGCTACATCACCGAGTTCCTCAGCCCGCCGCCGCAGGGCCCGCGCACCACCGTCGACGCCCAGCTCGCCGAACTGCGCCGGACCCCGCCCGAGCAGGTGGCGCTGGAACTGGCCATGGTCGACGCCGATCTCTCGGGCCTGCCCGAGGACCCGGCGCGGGCCCGCGATCTGCTCGGCGACCAACTCGAACTGGCCTGGCACGAGCTGATCGAGCCGCAGTGGCCGCGACTGCACGAGGTGCTCGCCGCCGACATCGACCACCGGACCCGGCGGCTCGGCGAAGGCGGCATCGAGCTGGCGCTGGCCGATCTGCACTCGCGGGTGAAGCTGACCGGGGACGTGCTGACCGTGGAGAGCGCGGCCCGGTCGCGCACCGCGCTCGACGAACGCGGGCTCCTGCTGCTGCCGAGCGTGTTCGCCTGGCCGAAGATCGGGGTGATCCTGGTGCCGCCGTGGCAGCCGTCCCTGCTCTACCCGGCTCGCGGAGTCGCCCGGCTGTGGGGCCCGTCGCGCGACCCGGACCCGCGGCTGGTGGCGGTGCTCGGCCGGACCAGGGCGCTGCTGCTGCAGGTGCTCGCCGAGCCGTCGACCACCACCGCGCTGGCCCGGCGCCTGGGCCTGGCCCCGGCCACGGTGTCCGGTCACCTGCGGGCGCTGGCCGGGGCCGGACTGCTCGCCGCCACCCGGCACGGGCGGTCCGTCCGGTACGCCCGCACCCGACTTGGCGCCGACCTGGTGGGCGCCTAA
- a CDS encoding MFS transporter has translation MTETLLRHRPYWRWSMGVQLARLPATMAPLAFTVLTTATTGSYRLGGVMMAVFVVAELAGSVPAGRLLDRIGPSRGLVLFLLCAAAGLGALAFAASADAPPAVLLALVVLPGLIAGGLSGGFRSLLAGTVTGPLLPRAVSVDAMLIDAVIIGGPLLVALLAGFGAVLPIAAMAAVFAVSALLVPRREAPVPVTGARLPLPIRAAVPWLACQFTIGHLLSTVEVAPFALAQRLGGAEGAAALIITVLSGASIVGGALYAWRGVHLTVAPRTQAITLLGGFIAGGCTVALDLGWPGLLTGVVLIGFCTGPLVTVASVQMQGLLPEGRRSEGFSLSFVVQASGFGLGSLTVGVLPLWLAPVFGVASAVLACAILGKGPARVVGTLPATS, from the coding sequence ATGACCGAAACCCTGCTGCGGCACCGTCCCTATTGGCGCTGGTCGATGGGGGTGCAACTGGCCCGCCTGCCGGCCACCATGGCACCGCTCGCGTTCACCGTGCTGACCACCGCGACCACCGGCTCCTACCGCCTCGGCGGCGTGATGATGGCGGTGTTCGTGGTGGCCGAGCTGGCCGGTTCGGTGCCGGCGGGCCGGTTGCTGGACCGGATCGGGCCGTCGCGCGGGCTGGTGCTCTTCCTGCTCTGCGCGGCGGCCGGGCTGGGTGCGCTGGCCTTCGCCGCCTCGGCGGACGCGCCGCCCGCGGTGCTGCTGGCGCTCGTGGTCCTGCCGGGGTTGATCGCGGGCGGGTTGTCCGGCGGGTTCCGGTCCCTGCTCGCGGGCACCGTCACCGGCCCGCTGCTGCCCCGCGCGGTCTCGGTGGACGCGATGCTGATCGACGCGGTGATCATCGGCGGGCCGCTGCTGGTCGCGCTGCTCGCCGGGTTCGGCGCGGTGCTGCCGATCGCCGCGATGGCGGCGGTGTTCGCCGTGTCGGCGCTGCTGGTGCCGCGCCGGGAGGCGCCGGTGCCGGTGACCGGTGCACGGCTGCCGCTGCCGATCCGAGCGGCCGTGCCGTGGCTGGCCTGCCAGTTCACCATCGGGCACCTGCTGTCCACGGTCGAGGTCGCGCCGTTCGCGCTGGCGCAGCGGCTGGGCGGGGCCGAAGGCGCGGCGGCGTTGATCATCACCGTGCTCTCCGGCGCGAGCATCGTCGGCGGCGCGCTGTACGCGTGGCGCGGGGTGCACCTGACCGTGGCCCCGCGCACGCAGGCGATCACCCTGCTCGGCGGGTTCATCGCGGGCGGCTGCACGGTGGCGCTCGACCTGGGCTGGCCCGGGCTGCTCACCGGGGTGGTGCTGATCGGCTTCTGCACCGGTCCGCTGGTCACCGTGGCCTCGGTGCAGATGCAGGGGCTGCTGCCGGAGGGGCGCCGGTCGGAGGGGTTCTCGCTGTCCTTCGTGGTGCAGGCGAGCGGGTTCGGGCTCGGCTCGCTGACCGTGGGCGTGCTCCCCTTGTGGCTGGCCCCGGTGTTCGGTGTGGCCAGCGCGGTGCTCGCCTGTGCCATTCTGGGCAAAGGCCCCGCGAGAGTAGTTGGCACCTTGCCAGCAACGTCGTAG
- a CDS encoding aldehyde dehydrogenase family protein has protein sequence MTAVQPKPATQETFDSLSPATDEVVGTYPVHTAEEVEAAVERAREAAAWWDSLGFGGRAQRLQQWKGVLTRRLQQLCQVVRDETGKPIADAQLESVLAIEHIAWAAKNARKVLGRKRRPAGLLMSNQAATVEYLPLGVVGVIGPWNYPVFTPLGSIAYALAAGNAVVFKPSEFTPGVGKWLVDAFAEVVPEHPVLQLVTGYGATGAALTRAGVDKIAFTGSTATGKKIMAACAETLTPVVIEAGGKDPVLVDADADLDAAADATVWGAFSNSGQTCIGVERVYVHERVHDEFVAKVVEKSKAVRAGSDHDAQYGPVTMPSQLKVIKQHISDALSRGGKALVGGAEAVGDRYAQPTVLVDVPEDAEAVREETFGPTVTIAKVASMDEAVEKANATRYGLAATVFSKSRGMELARRLRTGMAAINAPLSFAGIASLPFGGVGDSGFGRIHGQEGLREFARTKAIARQRFTAPIALTTFDRKEKTDALVAKLITVMHGKR, from the coding sequence ATGACCGCCGTCCAGCCGAAACCCGCCACGCAGGAGACGTTCGACTCGCTCAGCCCCGCCACCGACGAGGTGGTCGGCACCTATCCGGTGCACACGGCCGAAGAGGTCGAAGCCGCCGTCGAGCGGGCGCGCGAGGCCGCCGCCTGGTGGGATTCGCTCGGCTTCGGCGGGCGCGCGCAGCGCCTGCAGCAGTGGAAGGGCGTGCTCACCCGGCGGCTGCAGCAGCTGTGCCAGGTGGTGCGCGACGAGACCGGCAAGCCGATCGCCGACGCGCAGCTGGAGTCGGTGCTGGCCATCGAGCACATCGCGTGGGCGGCGAAGAACGCCCGCAAGGTGCTCGGCCGCAAGCGCCGCCCGGCCGGGCTGCTGATGTCGAACCAGGCCGCGACGGTGGAGTACCTGCCGCTCGGCGTGGTCGGCGTGATCGGGCCGTGGAACTACCCGGTGTTCACCCCGCTGGGCTCGATCGCCTACGCGCTGGCCGCGGGCAACGCCGTGGTGTTCAAGCCGAGCGAGTTCACCCCGGGCGTGGGGAAGTGGCTGGTCGACGCGTTCGCCGAGGTGGTCCCGGAGCACCCCGTGCTGCAGCTGGTCACCGGCTACGGCGCCACCGGCGCGGCGCTGACCCGCGCGGGCGTGGACAAGATCGCCTTCACCGGGTCCACCGCGACCGGCAAGAAGATCATGGCCGCTTGCGCCGAGACGCTCACCCCGGTGGTCATCGAGGCGGGTGGCAAGGACCCGGTGCTGGTCGACGCGGACGCCGACCTCGACGCCGCCGCCGACGCGACGGTGTGGGGTGCCTTCTCCAACTCGGGCCAGACCTGCATCGGCGTCGAGCGGGTGTACGTCCACGAACGGGTGCACGACGAGTTCGTCGCGAAGGTGGTGGAGAAGAGCAAGGCCGTGCGCGCCGGCTCCGACCACGACGCGCAGTACGGCCCGGTGACCATGCCCTCGCAGCTCAAGGTGATCAAGCAGCACATCTCCGACGCCCTCTCGCGCGGCGGGAAGGCGCTGGTCGGCGGGGCCGAGGCGGTCGGCGACCGGTACGCCCAGCCGACCGTGCTGGTCGACGTGCCCGAGGACGCCGAGGCGGTGCGCGAGGAGACCTTCGGGCCGACCGTGACCATCGCGAAGGTGGCCTCGATGGACGAAGCCGTGGAGAAGGCCAACGCCACCCGCTACGGCCTGGCCGCGACGGTCTTCTCCAAGTCGCGCGGCATGGAGCTGGCCCGGCGGCTGCGCACCGGCATGGCCGCGATCAACGCGCCGCTGTCGTTCGCGGGCATCGCCTCACTGCCGTTCGGCGGCGTCGGCGACTCCGGCTTCGGCCGCATCCACGGTCAGGAGGGCCTGCGCGAGTTCGCCCGCACCAAGGCCATCGCGCGGCAGCGGTTCACCGCGCCCATCGCGCTGACCACCTTCGACCGCAAGGAGAAGACCGACGCGCTGGTCGCCAAGCTGATCACCGTCATGCACGGGAAGCGCTGA
- a CDS encoding GMC family oxidoreductase, with protein sequence MAERETFDYVIVGAGSAGCVLANRLSADPSVSVLLLEAGGEDTADEFHIPAAFPSLFKTQHDWNYETVEQKYLGKSTYWPRGKVLGGCSSINAMIYIRGNRADYDRWRDEHGAVGWGHEDVLPYFIRAEGNARLGGPLHGTDGPLHVEDRVFTHELSHAWVNSATTWGLKPTDDFNGESQEGAGLYQVTCRKGRRWSTADAYLRPALGRKNLVVRTHAQTTKVLLDGTRAIGVSYLAKGADRAVYAEREVVLSGGAVNSPQLLMLSGIGPAEHLRELGIEVAVSLPGVGENLHDHPAAGVIWATKGTTDLVNAATPAGLVRYQLTKRGPLASNVGEAGGFMPTIDGLAAPDMQFHVAPTLFYENGMREPTTNGFTSAATLVEVASRGRLRLRSANPLWRPEIDPAYYAESADFTAMLSGLRTLMDIGRGGELKRYLDRPFLPDSHDIDDDALAEHVRQNTQTLYHPVGTCAMGTGEQAVVDPELRVRGVERLRVVDASIMPVVPRGNTNAPTVMVAEKAADLISASRA encoded by the coding sequence GTGGCCGAGCGGGAGACTTTCGACTACGTCATCGTCGGGGCGGGCAGCGCCGGGTGCGTGCTGGCCAACCGGCTGAGCGCGGACCCGTCGGTCAGCGTGCTGCTGCTCGAAGCGGGTGGCGAGGACACCGCCGACGAGTTCCACATCCCGGCCGCCTTCCCCTCGCTGTTCAAGACCCAGCACGACTGGAACTACGAGACCGTCGAGCAGAAGTACCTCGGCAAGTCCACCTACTGGCCGCGCGGCAAGGTGCTCGGCGGCTGCTCCTCGATCAACGCGATGATCTACATCCGCGGCAACCGCGCCGACTACGACCGCTGGCGCGACGAGCACGGCGCGGTGGGCTGGGGCCACGAGGACGTGCTGCCCTACTTCATCCGCGCCGAGGGCAACGCCCGGCTCGGCGGCCCGCTGCACGGCACGGACGGCCCGCTGCACGTCGAGGACCGCGTGTTCACCCACGAGCTGTCCCACGCCTGGGTGAACTCGGCGACCACCTGGGGCCTCAAGCCCACCGACGACTTCAACGGCGAGAGCCAGGAGGGCGCCGGGCTCTACCAGGTCACCTGCCGCAAGGGCCGCCGCTGGTCCACCGCCGACGCCTACCTGCGCCCGGCGCTGGGCCGGAAGAACCTGGTGGTCCGCACGCACGCGCAGACCACGAAGGTGCTGCTCGACGGCACCCGGGCGATCGGCGTGTCCTACCTGGCCAAGGGCGCCGACCGCGCGGTGTACGCCGAACGCGAGGTGGTGCTCTCCGGTGGCGCGGTCAACTCACCTCAGCTGCTGATGCTGTCCGGCATCGGACCCGCCGAGCACCTGCGTGAGCTGGGCATCGAGGTGGCCGTGTCGCTGCCCGGTGTCGGCGAGAACCTGCACGACCACCCGGCGGCGGGCGTCATCTGGGCCACCAAGGGCACCACCGACCTGGTCAACGCCGCCACCCCGGCGGGACTGGTGCGCTACCAGCTCACCAAGCGCGGCCCGCTGGCTTCGAACGTCGGTGAGGCGGGCGGGTTCATGCCCACCATCGACGGCCTCGCCGCGCCCGACATGCAGTTCCACGTGGCGCCGACGCTGTTCTACGAGAACGGGATGCGCGAGCCGACCACGAACGGCTTCACCTCCGCGGCCACCCTGGTCGAGGTGGCCAGCCGGGGCCGTCTGCGCCTGCGCTCGGCGAACCCGTTGTGGCGCCCCGAGATCGATCCGGCGTACTACGCGGAATCGGCGGACTTCACCGCCATGCTGAGCGGGCTGCGCACACTGATGGACATCGGTCGCGGCGGCGAACTGAAGCGCTACCTGGACCGGCCGTTCCTGCCGGACAGCCACGACATCGACGACGACGCGCTGGCCGAGCACGTCCGGCAGAACACACAGACGCTGTACCACCCGGTCGGCACCTGCGCGATGGGCACCGGCGAGCAGGCCGTGGTCGATCCCGAGCTGCGGGTGCGCGGCGTGGAGCGCCTGCGCGTGGTGGACGCGTCGATCATGCCCGTGGTGCCCAGGGGCAACACCAACGCGCCCACCGTGATGGTCGCCGAGAAGGCGGCCGACCTGATCAGCGCTTCCCGTGCATGA
- a CDS encoding L,D-transpeptidase — protein MGALRKITGVVAGTAAIGALGLFAAPSASAASMPCSAKASACVDLSAKQAWLAEGGEVTYGPVPMASGKSGYRTPPGTFKVTYKDIDHWSKAFDGPMPYSVFFTTSGIAFHEGNIKQQSHGCIRLTHNAAVTFYRALQPGEVVEVVR, from the coding sequence ATGGGAGCGCTGCGGAAGATCACCGGTGTGGTCGCGGGTACCGCGGCGATCGGCGCGCTGGGGTTGTTCGCTGCCCCGAGCGCCAGCGCCGCTTCGATGCCGTGCAGTGCGAAGGCGTCGGCCTGCGTGGACCTGAGCGCCAAGCAGGCGTGGCTGGCCGAAGGTGGCGAAGTCACCTACGGCCCGGTCCCGATGGCGTCCGGGAAGTCCGGTTACCGGACCCCGCCGGGCACGTTCAAGGTCACTTACAAGGACATCGACCACTGGAGCAAGGCCTTCGACGGGCCCATGCCCTACTCGGTGTTCTTCACCACGAGTGGCATCGCGTTTCACGAAGGGAACATCAAGCAGCAGTCGCACGGCTGCATCCGCTTGACGCACAACGCGGCCGTCACCTTCTACCGCGCCCTGCAGCCGGGCGAGGTGGTCGAGGTCGTGCGCTGA
- the purS gene encoding phosphoribosylformylglycinamidine synthase subunit PurS, with the protein MARVVVDVMPKPEILDPQGQAVAGALPRLGFEGVTDVRQGKHFVLEVDDSVDDETLAKIAEGLLANPVIEDWTVRRVDA; encoded by the coding sequence GTGGCCCGAGTCGTCGTGGACGTCATGCCCAAGCCGGAGATCCTGGACCCGCAAGGACAGGCGGTGGCCGGCGCGCTGCCCCGCCTCGGCTTCGAAGGCGTGACCGATGTCCGCCAGGGCAAGCACTTCGTGCTCGAGGTCGACGACTCCGTCGACGACGAGACGCTGGCGAAGATCGCCGAGGGCCTGCTGGCCAACCCGGTGATCGAGGACTGGACCGTGCGGCGGGTGGACGCGTGA